The stretch of DNA ATGTGTATGATATTCATAATTGGATGGTGTACCGATTCTGGCAAAGCACTTGCTCCTTGATAAATGCCTAGTCCAACAAACCAAAGTTTCACCCCATCCATTCCACCCAATCGGGAGCCGCCGCCACCAATTGTCCAAACATCGTAGGCTGCGCCTCCTCAAAAGCCACCATCACGCCCCAACGCTCATCACTGCTGAGGGTAGAGAGAAACTCGTTAACCGCATCCACACCAGACTCTAGCCGTTCCATAAACCCAGCAGCGTAAGATCTAACCTGCTGCCACCAAGAACCACAACAATTCGCAATTTCCAATTCGCAATTCGCAGTTATTTCTTCTTGATTAAAGTTGGAAGCCTGAATATTGATGCTACAGGTTTTATTTTTTTCATCAATAAATTTAGGGGCTTGTATTTCTGAATTTTCATAATTGCGAATTGCGAATTGCGAACTGCGAATTGTTCGGTTTTCCTGTCCCTCCATATCCTCAATAATAGGGAGTGATGTTGTGTCAGTGATTGGTGTTTTTAAATCTATATTACTAGTGACTGACACCAACTCCCGATTTAACCACTGCTTGAAAATCACATTCCGCCCATCGTCAGCAGGAACAAACTTATAAACACACTCCCGCTTCCCCTTTGGCCCTAACCTTCCCACATACGATAACCGCAAATCAATCTTGTCCAGCAATTTCTGTGCGATCGCCACAGGTGTCAGCTTCTCAGAAATAGTCACATTTAGGTAATTCTTGATCAAGTACCGATGCTGTAGTGTGATCGCCTTAAACTCCTGCATTCTCTCATCAGAACCCCGCAACTGTTCTCCTGGCTTAAGCATCTGCAACAAATTGAGCTTTTCCAACAACAGCACCGACGACAACATCTGTCCCTTGTTAAAGTCCGGCTTCCAGATAGCATTCTCCCCAGCCTCAGCCTGTGCCTTAGCTCTTTTGCTGTCCCGGCTGGCTAAAAACTGTCGCCCCACGGTCAGATAATAATGCAGCCGCAGTTGAGGATACCAGCCGTCATCATCTTTTTCGACTAATTCGGGTGTCACTTCAACTTCATAACGCCGGGACAACTCACCCTTACGTTGCTGATACCGTTCTTCTTCAGTCTTCACCCGCTTCTCCTGCAATTTCTTTAGTTCGGCATCAGACACATCATCAGAATCAGAAACCCCTTGGCATTGACCAGAGTACAATTCTTTCGATGCGGCTTTTACCTCCTTAACAACCTCCTTGGTTTCGTCGGGGTCAAAATCATCCGCGTCAATAATCGTATAGCCATCAGCCGCCAAACCCTTCAGCACAAATTCCTGATAGCGGCGCATCTCGACGTTGATCACAGCACCCCGCTTACCCCAAGTCTGCAAAGATTCGGGTTGAAAGTTCTGGTCAATGAACGAGTAATCATCGTTATCAGCCGCAGACAACAGAGCGATATTGGCTTGTGTCGCAACATCCTGACTCCGCAACAATCCACCCATAGAAGTTGAACCATTGCCCACAGTCCCCATCCCGTATTGGCTAACCCAGATGTGACGGTCAACAGTTTCGCGCAATCGGGCTAACATCTGCCGTACAGAATCAACAGGCTGAACTCCCTGGAATATCCCCCAGACTGAACTAAAATGACCTTTAATATCGATGGAGACACCAGTTTCTAGGCTAGGTGAGGCGATGACTAAATCGTACTGTGTGAGAATTTCGTTGAGATGAGCAATACACTCAAAGGCTGGGTGTTTTGGATCTAAAACCGAATGGCTATCAATTCTCAAAATCCGTAGATGAGGAAATTTCTGTTTAAATCGTTGTTCAAGGGCTTGGGTTCCCCATTTAGATTTCGCTTTTTGAGCAGAACAACATAATAAATGATGTCCGCCAGCAGCGATCGCCTTATCTAAAGCTGCAATCAAATTCTTGGGGTTGCTGCCAGAGTAGTTGTAGCACTTGCCAGATACAGGCTGATAATTATTTACGATCACGAACGGATTAACCCGATATTCTCCAGCTAGAGAAAGAATGTACTTGATATCGGTATCTGAGGTATCAGCAGAAGAAAGATAGATTTTACCGTGTTCGCGGCCCAAGACATTTATGCTTTGAACCATAATATGAGAAAAATTTTGATCCATAAATTAGAAAAAAGTTGACGAAATTTCAGGCTTTTGAGCCAATCACGAAATTAAACTTTGCATTCATACATGAGAGAGAGTTGAAATTCTGAAGCATAATTTAAGAATGAGTTGAAAAAACACAATTGGACAAAACTTGTACAAAAAATCCCTGACAAAATTGGTCTAACTTAAACTTTCAATTCAAAATATGGTTCAAATACCCATGTTATGGTTCAAAAGTTTTGTTTTAGTAGATATCTGAGTAAAAATCAAATATTTCATTGAACAAGCGATCACTCTGTTGTTGGGCGATCGCTAACCTCAAATCGTAGCTGAATAATAATGATAATCAAGTCGAAGTATTGATACAAACGACCCTCTTAGCAGGTTTTTATCCCCTACACGATAATCATTATTAGTAAAAAAACTTGAATATTAAAAGTGAACTATAAACTGGATACTCATTTCTGAAGCATATCATGGGTTAAAATCTCATTTTTTGTTTCAAATCACAACATTCTGCACCAGTTGCTTGAAATTTCGCAGTATCGCTACCCGCCGCTTGGCCACATCAGTAGTAGAGTGGAGCAGATGCCAGAAAACTTGGTCGCATTCATCGTTTGGTATTGATGCCATCTACTTACCAATGCCATCAAACTTAAAATGGGAGGACATTAAAGAACTCAGAATATTGCCCAGAAATAGATGTTTTTATGCTGAGTTTGTTTATCCGGTTGAAGATATCAAATCTCAATTAAACGCAAGTAATGTACTAGGGATTGATCATGGAATCAATAATTGGTTAACTTGCGTTAGCAATATTGGCACAAGCTTTATTATTGATGGAAAGCACCTCAAGTCTCTTAATCAATGGTATAACAAGCGAGTATCCAGACTCAAAAAGAACAAAGAGCAAGGTTTCTGGTCTAAACCACTAGCTGCAATCACAGAAAAGCGTAATCGCCAGATGAAAGATGCCGTTAATAAAGCAGCAAGAATGGTCATTAACCACTGTCTGTTAAATAACATTGGTTGAATTGCTTTTGGATGGAACCAAAGACAAAAAGACAGTGCAAACATGGGGCGAAAAGCTAATCAGAAATTTGTCCAAATCCCCACAGCCAAACTTAAAGAACGTATCTCTCAACTTTGTCAACAATATGGAATTGATTTTGTAGAAACTGAAGAAGCAAATACTTCTGCTGCATCGTTTGTAGATGGTGACAGTTTCCCAAAACATGGCGAAAAACCCTCATGGTGGAAGTCATCAGGTAAGCGAGTAAAACGCGGTTTATTTCGTACTGCAAGCAATTGGTATACAAATGCGGATGCCAATGGAGCAGCAAATATAATTTCCAAAGTAGCGGCAACATTGGGGATTAACCTCAGTGGAGTCAGTAGAGGCGCATTGACTACGCCATTAAGGGTCTATTTGTGGACTCTTAAGAATCCCCCGACTTTTTGTTTAAATGAGCGTAGCGAAACTTAAACAAAAAGTCGGGGGAGTGTCAAGGAAGTATTCGATGAAATTGAAGAAGTTACTGTTGGATAGGCAACTGAATTATAAATTTAGTACCCTCACCAATGGTAGAAAAACATTGCAATTTCCCTTTGTGTTTTTCTGTAATGATTTGGTAGCTGATTGCCATACCCATACCTGTACCTTTACCTACAGGCTTTGTAGTAAAGAATGGATCGAATAGTCGTTTTTGAACCATTTCTGGCATTCCTTGTGCATTATCAGTAATCGAAATTTCTACCAATTGAGAATTAATTACGGAAGTGCTGATAATAATTTGGCTGAGATTTTCCTGTATTGGTTGATAAGTGCGCTTGCTATCTACTTCATCAATGGCATCTATTGCATTAACCAGAATATTCATCAAAACTTGATTTAGTTGACCAGGATAGCATTCTACTTGCGGCAAATTGCCATAATCTCGAATTACTTCAATTGCTGTGCGATCTGGTTTTTCTTTGAGGCGGTATTGCAGAATCAATAGCGTACTTTCGATGCCTTCATGAATATCAACTGTCTTAAATTCCGCTTCATCCATACGCGAAAAATTCCGCAGCGATAGCACGATATTACGAATCCTCTCAGTCCCCATTTTCATTGAAGATAGCATCTTCTGTAAATCATCTTTGAGGAATTCTAGATCAATTTCCTGGGCTAATGCTTGAATTTCTGGATCATGGCTAGAATAGCGTTCTTGGCAAAAATAAATCATCTGCAACAAGTTTTGTGTATATTCATCCAAGTGAGTAATATTGCCGTGAATAAAGTTGACTGGGTTATTGATTTCATGGGCAATACCTGCTACGAGTTGACCCAGGCTAGACATTTTTTCACTTTGAACTACTTGTGCTTGGGTAAGCTGCAACTCACTTAAGGTCGTTTTGAGTTCAAAAGTCCGTGCTTCAACTCGCGCTTCCAGTTCGGCATTACTATTTTCTAAAGTAAGAAAAGATTGACGTAGTTGCCCTGCCATGTGGTTAAACGAATGGGCAAGGACGTTAAGTTCTAGAATATTGCCATCTGTAACTGTTTGGACTAAATTGCCAGATGCCATCGCCTGGCTTGCCTGCTTCAGACGCATGACAGGATGTGAAATCCAGTGTCCGGTAAAAATACCACTTATGGTTGCTAATACAAGTGCCACAAAACAAAGTAAAACAGTAATCTGGGTATTAGCATTGATTTGGGACATAAAGGCACTGTGTGGGATGCTGGTCATAACCAGCCAGTCCAAGCCATAAGAGTCGCGCCAAGGCGCAATATGCACAGAATAATCTTCTCCTTGAAAATTGACTTGCAGTTCTTGGGTACTAGTAATTGTCCGAAGATTAGGAATTCTTTGTTGAAGCTGTTTAGCAATCCCCTGCACAACTGGATTAGGACTCTGTGTTGCTTTCAGGCGTTTAATTTCGTTCTTGTTGACAGTAAAAGGTTGGTCTGGACAAGAATTAGCAACCAACATCCCGTCACGTTCGACAATAAATACTTGTCCAGAGCGACTGATATCTAATGTTCGCAGAAATTCGCTCAATTTCAATAAGTGAATGTCAACCCCCACCACGGCAATCAGCTTTTTACTAGGATTGTAAACCGGGCTACCTGCTGATGCTGCAATATAGGGAGGATAGGCAGGATCATAGTAGGTGTATATCCTTGTCCAAATTTGTTTTCCAGCTTTGGCAGGTTCCGTGTAATTAGGTTCATTCAGCGTATCCCATGTAGCGGTAGACAACAGTTGAGTACGATTGCCATCGTTGTCTGTCAAGTAAGTTTTAGAATTTTTTGGCAAACTAGGTGTTTTGATAGTGTTCTCGTCGATCGTAACTGTTTTGCCATCATAGCGACCGGCTCCACCTCCTTCCCCAGTTGGTAGATTTATGCTGATGTAGGTCAGATCATAGGCTTGCATTTGGTACCAGAAGAATTTGCCAATAGTTTTGCGATCTCGGACATCTAGTAATCCCATACGAATTGCATTAGCATTGATCTGGATGACTTTATGCGGAATTGACAAGTAAGCATCTAAATGATGATTTACCTCACTACTTGTTCGCTTCATTAACTGCTTTGATAGATCCTCAACTGCCTTCTCACCATTTTTAAACGACAAGTATCCCACCAAAGCCACTGCACCAAAAACTTGCACCACGAAAGGGACAATGAGGACAAGCTGCAATGGCAATGCCCAGAATTTGCTAGATGATGAACAGGTTTTCATAAGGTAGAAACCTAAGTACATTTAGAATGCTTGATACGGCTTTAAACTTGTTAGAGCCAGTATAATTTGTTGCCATAGTAAAGATAATTCCCTAAAAATATGTACCTCGAACATAAATGACTAACTGTGAGTGCTTTCATATTGTTAAAAGTGAAGTAGTTAGATGTATGTGTCCAATGCAGCGTAGACGCTTTGCGGCTCGTCGCTAGACATCGCTGGATGAAACTGCGGTTGAGACTTCAGCCCGTTGCAAATAACCATTCATCTCGTCAAGTTCAAAAACCGAGAAGTAGAGAAATCACACAGCATAGTTGCAGTACCTAACTTGCCGTAAAGCCGATTTTTCTCAACAATCAACTCAATAGTTTGGTCGCTAGGGTCTTTGGTGTAGACAGCATCGCGGTAAAGCATAATCAACTGATCGCACACTTCAAAAATTTCGCCAGAGTTACGCAGTAAGTGACGGTTGGGGCGTTTGTCAGCAGTTGTCTGGTTGCCTCGGTTGATTTGACAGCCCAAGAAAACAGGGATTTTATGTTCTTTAGCGATCGCGCGAATCTGGC from Nostoc sp. HK-01 encodes:
- a CDS encoding integral membrane sensor signal transduction histidine kinase, with amino-acid sequence MKTCSSSSKFWALPLQLVLIVPFVVQVFGAVALVGYLSFKNGEKAVEDLSKQLMKRTSSEVNHHLDAYLSIPHKVIQINANAIRMGLLDVRDRKTIGKFFWYQMQAYDLTYISINLPTGEGGGAGRYDGKTVTIDENTIKTPSLPKNSKTYLTDNDGNRTQLLSTATWDTLNEPNYTEPAKAGKQIWTRIYTYYDPAYPPYIAASAGSPVYNPSKKLIAVVGVDIHLLKLSEFLRTLDISRSGQVFIVERDGMLVANSCPDQPFTVNKNEIKRLKATQSPNPVVQGIAKQLQQRIPNLRTITSTQELQVNFQGEDYSVHIAPWRDSYGLDWLVMTSIPHSAFMSQINANTQITVLLCFVALVLATISGIFTGHWISHPVMRLKQASQAMASGNLVQTVTDGNILELNVLAHSFNHMAGQLRQSFLTLENSNAELEARVEARTFELKTTLSELQLTQAQVVQSEKMSSLGQLVAGIAHEINNPVNFIHGNITHLDEYTQNLLQMIYFCQERYSSHDPEIQALAQEIDLEFLKDDLQKMLSSMKMGTERIRNIVLSLRNFSRMDEAEFKTVDIHEGIESTLLILQYRLKEKPDRTAIEVIRDYGNLPQVECYPGQLNQVLMNILVNAIDAIDEVDSKRTYQPIQENLSQIIISTSVINSQLVEISITDNAQGMPEMVQKRLFDPFFTTKPVGKGTGMGMAISYQIITEKHKGKLQCFSTIGEGTKFIIQLPIQQ
- a CDS encoding transposase, which gives rise to MGRKANQKFVQIPTAKLKERISQLCQQYGIDFVETEEANTSAASFVDGDSFPKHGEKPSWWKSSGKRVKRGLFRTASNWYTNADANGAANIISKVAATLGINLSGVSRGALTTPLRVYLWTLKNPPTFCLNERSET
- a CDS encoding transposase; protein product: MPSNLKWEDIKELRILPRNRCFYAEFVYPVEDIKSQLNASNVLGIDHGINNWLTCVSNIGTSFIIDGKHLKSLNQWYNKRVSRLKKNKEQGFWSKPLAAITEKRNRQMKDAVNKAARMVINHCLLNNIG
- a CDS encoding DnaB-like helicase; protein product: MPWQIFEHSSPNPMMIASAVRPSITEFAGSIGVMFVDYLQQIPLESGGNMAHEVGKITRQIRAIAKEHKIPVFLGCQINRGNQTTADKRPNRHLLRNSGEIFEVCDQLIMLYRDAVYTKDPSDQTIELIVEKNRLYGKLGTATMLCDFSTSRFLNLTR